AGCGAGTGAAGTGATCTTGGGAGATTAAAAACACTGAGATTGGTTCTTTTGCTAAAGCTCAATCGCAATGACGGATAATTATTAACAACTCTCAATTCCTAACGCCTAATTCCCTTAGACTTTCAATATTTCTGCTTCTTTATCTTTGAGGGTTTTATCAACTTGGGCAATGAAATCATCAGTTAGTTTTTGAATTTTATCGTTGATGCCTTTTACTTGATCTTCAGAAATTTTGCCTTCATTCTTCTCGCGTTTAGCAGAATCATTACCATCACGACGGATATTTCTAATTGCAACTCTTGCTTGTTCGGCTTGCTGATTTGCCATTTTCACTAAATCCTTTCTTCTTTCTTCAGTAAGTTCTGGCAGGTTTAAGCGAATCACTGTGCCTTCAGTGTTAGGGTTTAAGCCAAGACCAGAAGTTTGTATTGCTTTTTCAACCGCAGAAACATTACTCATATCCCACACATTGATTGAGATAGTGCGAGGCTCTGGAATACTTATTGATGCACACTGGCTGATTGGCATTTGACTACCATAAATTTCCGCACGGATATTTTCAACAAGCCCAGCATTGGCTCTGCCAGTGCGTAAGCCCGCCATTTGATGCTTGAAATTATCAAGTGATGCTTTCATTTTCTTTTCTATTTCTTGTAAATTTGCCATATTATACAGGGGTTTGGTTATTGGATTATTTTCACG
This region of Rickettsiales bacterium genomic DNA includes:
- the frr gene encoding ribosome recycling factor yields the protein MANLQEIEKKMKASLDNFKHQMAGLRTGRANAGLVENIRAEIYGSQMPISQCASISIPEPRTISINVWDMSNVSAVEKAIQTSGLGLNPNTEGTVIRLNLPELTEERRKDLVKMANQQAEQARVAIRNIRRDGNDSAKREKNEGKISEDQVKGINDKIQKLTDDFIAQVDKTLKDKEAEILKV